DNA sequence from the Candidatus Kryptoniota bacterium genome:
TCGGGAATCCATGGTTGAGAATGGAGATAGATTCCCGCTAAGAGCACGTCCCCACGATCCGGCCGCCGATCCTGCGGTCGGACGGGAATGACAGTAAGAGAATTTGTCAATGTCACTTCACTTTGAAAGTAGCCCACTGCTAAAATCTCATGGCGGTCTGTTCCGACGGAAAGGGTAGTGCTTATCTCAAGCACGTTTTATATCTTTCAGATGAACCAAGCATGGAGTCGGAGTTGCGAATCCTCGCTCCCGCAAAAATCAATATCGGGCTTCGTGTCATCAGGAAAAGATCTGACCGGTACCACGACATCGAGACGGTCTTCTATCCAATCCATATGTCGGACGAATTGGAAATATCAAAGTCGGACAAACACGAATTTTATTCAAACGTCCCCCTTAAGGAGGATGCAAACCTGTGCCTGAGGGCTCTTCATTTCTTCTGCGAACGAACCGGCATTAATGCTGAAGTGAAGATGGTCCTGACTAAAAGAATCCCTATCGGAGGAGGACTTGGCGGAGGAAGTTCGAATGCCGCAGCGGTTCTGCTCGCACTTCAGGAATTGTACGGGAATCCACTGAGTGAAATCGAGCTTCTGGACATCTCTCCTCAGCTTGGCGCCGACGTTTCATTCTTTCTGAAGAAGATCCCGTCATATGCGACCGGTAAGGGTGAAATCATAGAACCGCTGCACTTTCACCTAAAGAGCTACATACTTACCGTCACGCCTGAGGAGTCTGTTCCCACCCCGTATGCCTATTCACTTGTAAGTCCAACAGGGGCCCTGTCCAG
Encoded proteins:
- the ispE gene encoding 4-(cytidine 5'-diphospho)-2-C-methyl-D-erythritol kinase, coding for MRILAPAKINIGLRVIRKRSDRYHDIETVFYPIHMSDELEISKSDKHEFYSNVPLKEDANLCLRALHFFCERTGINAEVKMVLTKRIPIGGGLGGGSSNAAAVLLALQELYGNPLSEIELLDISPQLGADVSFFLKKIPSYATGKGEIIEPLHFHLKSYILTVTPEESVPTPYAYSLVSPTGALSRTLKETLMSLGDDYSRFPELITNDFEGAIFDKFPIIGKLKSEMYSQGAIFALMSGSGSSVYGFFDTLAKAQSASRYFGQKFSLRASDITTP